Proteins from one Mucilaginibacter jinjuensis genomic window:
- a CDS encoding four helix bundle protein gives MIFTNLEVWKEARILVKLIYSHVASFPREEMFGLQSQIKRSVISIPSNIAEGCGRNHTKDSLQFFYVARGSAYELEAQLYLSCDLGFINENQLNNILKQLELVRKLLAGFINFYKAQLPG, from the coding sequence ATGATATTTACAAATTTGGAGGTTTGGAAAGAAGCAAGGATTTTAGTGAAACTCATTTACAGTCACGTAGCTTCTTTTCCTCGGGAAGAAATGTTTGGTCTGCAATCTCAAATTAAGCGCTCTGTAATATCTATACCATCAAATATAGCTGAAGGATGTGGCCGGAATCATACCAAAGACTCTCTCCAATTTTTTTATGTAGCTCGTGGTTCTGCTTACGAATTAGAAGCTCAACTTTATCTTTCTTGTGATTTAGGATTTATTAATGAAAACCAATTAAACAACATACTTAAACAATTAGAATTAGTTCGAAAACTATTGGCTGGCTTTATAAACTTTTACAAAGCGCAACTACCTGGATAG
- a CDS encoding homoserine kinase: MPEDIKKDTQFKPLGTDTIRVFAPATVANVVCGFDVLGFAVEAPGDEVIMRLTNKPGITISKITGDDGRLPLNPAKNTVSVSVQHYLNSIGRSDIGFDIELHKKMPIGSGLGSSSASTVAGLFAAKTLLGDESPANKLLPFAMKGEEMACGHGHADNVAPALMGGFVLIRSYEPLDVIRLPHPKELYCAIVFPDVDVPTREARQIIRNSVLLKDAVTQWGNIAGLVSGLYTGDIDLIGRSMKDVLIEPVRAMLIPDFYLMREMAMEAGAVSFGISGSGPSVFAFTRDEQTAHAITQKLQDHLTKIKIGSQAYVSPINDAGPRVLD; this comes from the coding sequence CAATTTAAGCCTTTGGGTACCGATACTATCCGCGTTTTTGCACCGGCGACTGTAGCCAACGTGGTTTGCGGTTTCGATGTGCTCGGCTTCGCTGTAGAGGCACCGGGCGACGAGGTAATTATGCGCCTTACCAATAAACCAGGAATTACCATCAGCAAAATTACCGGTGATGATGGCCGCCTGCCGCTTAACCCGGCAAAAAATACGGTGAGTGTAAGCGTGCAGCATTATTTGAATAGTATCGGCCGTTCAGATATTGGGTTCGATATTGAGTTACATAAAAAAATGCCGATCGGTAGTGGTCTGGGCTCAAGCTCGGCTAGTACGGTAGCTGGTTTATTTGCCGCTAAAACTTTACTAGGCGACGAAAGCCCTGCTAACAAACTATTACCTTTTGCCATGAAAGGCGAAGAAATGGCCTGCGGCCATGGCCATGCTGATAACGTTGCACCGGCATTGATGGGTGGCTTCGTATTGATCCGCAGTTACGAGCCATTGGATGTGATCCGTTTGCCGCACCCTAAAGAGTTGTATTGCGCTATTGTATTCCCTGATGTGGATGTGCCAACTCGTGAAGCCCGCCAGATTATACGTAACAGTGTGTTGCTGAAAGATGCAGTAACCCAATGGGGTAATATTGCCGGTTTGGTAAGCGGCCTTTATACAGGTGACATCGATTTGATTGGCCGTAGCATGAAGGACGTTTTAATTGAACCCGTACGCGCCATGCTGATCCCTGATTTTTACCTAATGCGCGAAATGGCAATGGAAGCCGGAGCAGTTAGCTTTGGCATTTCTGGCTCCGGCCCGTCTGTTTTTGCGTTTACGCGCGATGAACAAACGGCGCATGCTATCACCCAAAAACTGCAGGATCATTTAACTAAAATTAAGATAGGCTCACAGGCCTACGTATCGCCAATTAATGATGCAGGGCCGAGAGTTTTAGATTAG
- the metF gene encoding methylenetetrahydrofolate reductase [NAD(P)H]: MKITEHIANAKGKTLFSFELLPPVKGSSIQGIFNSIDPLMEFNPPFIDVTSSREDHVYKEKPNGLLEKVTYRKRPGTVAVCAAIMHKYKVDTVPHLICGGFTKEETEYALIDLQFLGIDNVLVLRGDARKGDSGFVPTPGGHCYATDLLEQVTNMNNGIYLHEYQDTSFKTNFCIGVAAYPEKHFEAPNLKTDFKYLKQKVDGGADFLVTQMFYDNSKYKQFVTQCRENGINVPIIPGLKPLTTAKQLINLPKIFHIDIPEDLSDAVQACKNDKEVKEVGIEWMINQCKELVEFGAPVLHFYTMGNPEPTKRIASEIF; this comes from the coding sequence ATGAAAATCACCGAACATATTGCCAATGCTAAAGGCAAAACACTTTTTTCTTTCGAATTACTGCCTCCCGTTAAAGGATCGAGCATACAGGGCATATTTAACTCGATTGATCCTTTGATGGAGTTTAACCCTCCGTTTATCGATGTAACATCTTCGCGCGAAGACCATGTTTACAAAGAAAAACCTAATGGATTGCTCGAAAAAGTAACTTATCGTAAACGCCCGGGTACGGTAGCTGTTTGTGCGGCTATTATGCATAAGTATAAGGTTGATACCGTTCCGCATTTAATTTGCGGTGGCTTTACGAAGGAAGAAACAGAATATGCGCTGATAGATCTGCAATTTTTAGGCATTGACAACGTACTGGTTTTACGTGGCGACGCTCGCAAAGGCGACTCTGGTTTTGTACCAACCCCCGGCGGGCACTGTTATGCAACAGATTTACTGGAGCAGGTAACCAATATGAACAACGGCATTTACCTGCACGAGTATCAGGATACTTCATTTAAAACTAACTTCTGTATTGGTGTTGCCGCCTATCCCGAAAAACATTTTGAAGCGCCCAACCTTAAAACCGACTTTAAATACCTGAAACAAAAGGTTGATGGCGGGGCCGATTTCCTGGTTACTCAAATGTTTTACGATAACAGCAAATACAAACAGTTTGTAACCCAGTGTCGCGAAAACGGCATTAACGTGCCGATTATACCAGGCTTAAAACCATTAACCACAGCTAAGCAATTGATCAATCTGCCGAAGATATTCCACATTGATATACCGGAAGATTTGAGCGATGCGGTACAAGCTTGTAAAAACGATAAAGAAGTAAAAGAAGTGGGTATTGAATGGATGATTAACCAGTGTAAAGAACTGGTTGAATTTGGAGCCCCGGTACTACACTTTTATACCATGGGCAACCCCGAGCCCACTAAACGTATAGCAAGCGAGATCTTTTAA
- a CDS encoding DUF4180 domain-containing protein, which yields MELNIFNINNIPVAEVMDSKVVVNTVQDAVELLANCRYQGADRIIISKDQIIPEFFDLKTRIAGEILQKFSNYQVQVAIVGDYSGFTSKSLKDFIFESNKGNLVGFVGSIDEAKNRLAKIN from the coding sequence ATGGAACTCAATATATTTAACATCAATAATATACCCGTTGCAGAGGTGATGGATAGCAAAGTGGTAGTTAACACGGTTCAGGATGCTGTGGAGCTATTAGCCAATTGCAGATATCAGGGTGCCGATAGAATCATCATCAGCAAAGATCAAATCATTCCTGAGTTTTTTGATTTGAAGACCAGAATTGCCGGTGAAATATTGCAGAAGTTTTCTAACTATCAGGTACAGGTTGCTATAGTTGGCGATTATAGCGGCTTTACCAGCAAAAGCTTGAAAGACTTTATTTTCGAAAGTAATAAGGGTAACCTGGTTGGCTTTGTTGGCTCGATAGATGAAGCTAAGAACCGACTTGCTAAAATAAATTAA
- the thrC gene encoding threonine synthase: MNFYSTNDTNHQVQFKEAVFNSMPQDKGLYMPEFIPQLDDKFLKHLDEYTLPEIALHVATAMLDGAIPADDLKAIIHDAINFLAPVVKLEEEVYVLELFHGPSLAFKDFGARFMSRVMSWFLEKGEKQLDVLVATSGDTGGAVALGFLGVPNTRVTILYPKGKVSEIQEQQLTTNGQNIRALEIDGTFDDCQALVKQAFTDKELNEKFRLTSANSINIARLIPQTFYYFNAYAQLLRQGKSKVVFSVPSGNFGNIGAGLLAWKMGLPVEQFIAATNANDTVPAYLKTGVYEPKPSVSTLSNAMDVGNPSNWARIADLFKEDASELKGLITGFSYNDEQTKEAIQQVFDEYKYVVCPHTAIAWKALKEWQAENPAEDVTGVFLSTAHPCKFPDAFPADIAAAIKVPESVKELEGKAKQAVELGKDFEGFKAYLLENN; encoded by the coding sequence ATGAATTTTTACAGTACTAACGATACCAACCACCAGGTACAATTTAAAGAGGCAGTTTTTAACAGCATGCCGCAGGATAAAGGTTTATACATGCCAGAGTTTATCCCGCAACTGGATGATAAATTTTTGAAGCATCTGGACGAATATACTCTGCCGGAAATTGCCTTACATGTAGCTACTGCCATGCTGGATGGTGCTATCCCGGCTGATGACCTGAAAGCTATTATCCACGATGCCATTAACTTTTTAGCACCGGTTGTAAAACTGGAAGAAGAAGTATACGTATTGGAATTATTCCACGGGCCGTCGCTTGCATTCAAAGATTTTGGCGCCCGTTTTATGAGCCGGGTAATGAGCTGGTTTTTGGAGAAAGGAGAGAAGCAACTGGATGTACTGGTAGCCACCTCGGGCGATACTGGCGGTGCTGTGGCCTTGGGCTTTTTAGGTGTACCTAATACCCGTGTTACGATCCTGTATCCTAAAGGAAAGGTAAGCGAAATACAAGAGCAGCAATTAACCACCAACGGCCAAAACATCCGCGCCCTGGAAATTGATGGTACTTTTGATGATTGCCAGGCCTTAGTTAAACAAGCCTTTACAGATAAAGAACTGAATGAGAAATTCCGTCTTACTTCGGCCAACTCAATTAATATTGCACGTTTAATTCCGCAGACATTTTATTATTTTAATGCTTATGCACAACTGCTGCGTCAGGGTAAAAGTAAGGTAGTATTCTCGGTACCGAGCGGTAACTTCGGTAATATCGGAGCTGGTTTACTGGCCTGGAAAATGGGTTTGCCGGTAGAGCAATTCATCGCAGCAACCAATGCTAACGATACCGTGCCGGCTTATTTGAAAACAGGCGTATACGAGCCGAAACCATCGGTATCAACCTTGTCAAATGCGATGGATGTTGGTAACCCAAGCAATTGGGCGCGTATCGCCGATCTGTTTAAAGAAGATGCATCAGAGCTGAAAGGCTTAATCACTGGTTTTAGTTATAATGATGAGCAAACTAAAGAAGCCATTCAACAAGTTTTTGACGAATATAAATATGTGGTTTGCCCGCACACTGCTATTGCCTGGAAAGCCTTAAAAGAATGGCAGGCTGAAAACCCTGCTGAAGATGTTACCGGCGTGTTTTTATCAACCGCTCATCCATGCAAATTCCCGGATGCTTTCCCTGCTGATATTGCAGCTGCTATTAAAGTGCCTGAGTCTGTAAAGGAGTTGGAAGGTAAAGCGAAGCAGGCTGTGGAGTTGGGTAAGGATTTTGAAGGATTTAAGGCGTATTTGTTAGAAAATAACTAA
- a CDS encoding HAD family hydrolase → MITTIIFDLGAVLIDWNPRHLYKQLFTDEAEMEHFLTNITTSDWNEEQDAGRSLQEGTEWLVQKHPEHEDNIRAFYGRWDEMLGDAFHDTVEIFRKLKASGKYKIYALTNWSAETFGIAKERFEFLSWFDGIVVSGDEKMRKPQPEFYNILLRRYNVKAEESLFIDDNYRNILAARQLGINSIHFTSAAELQEELPQYGVIL, encoded by the coding sequence ATGATCACCACCATTATCTTCGACCTTGGCGCTGTACTGATTGACTGGAACCCTCGTCATCTGTACAAACAATTGTTTACGGATGAAGCTGAGATGGAACACTTTCTCACCAACATCACCACCTCCGATTGGAACGAAGAACAGGATGCCGGGCGAAGTTTACAGGAAGGTACAGAATGGCTGGTACAAAAGCACCCTGAACATGAGGATAATATCCGGGCGTTTTATGGCCGATGGGATGAAATGTTGGGTGATGCGTTCCATGATACAGTTGAGATATTCAGAAAACTAAAAGCAAGCGGGAAATACAAGATTTATGCGCTAACCAATTGGTCGGCCGAAACATTTGGGATTGCTAAAGAACGTTTTGAGTTTCTGAGTTGGTTTGATGGCATTGTGGTTTCGGGCGATGAGAAGATGCGCAAACCACAACCTGAGTTTTATAACATCTTGTTAAGGCGCTACAATGTTAAGGCAGAAGAAAGCCTGTTTATTGACGATAATTATCGCAATATTTTAGCTGCGCGGCAGCTGGGTATAAATAGTATTCACTTTACTTCGGCAGCAGAACTGCAAGAAGAATTACCTCAATACGGAGTAATATTATAA
- the metH gene encoding methionine synthase, producing MSIREELQKRVLIIDGAMGTMIQRYQLTEEDFRGNRFKDHPSDLKGNNDLLNLTRPDVIKAIHNEYLEAGADIIETNTFSTQRISLADYHMEELDYEMSYEGARIAREAVDEWNIKTPEKPRFVAGAVGPTNRTASLSPDVNDPGYRAVTFDDLAEAYYAQVRGLFDGGSDVILIETIFDTLNAKAALFAVQRYSEESGKQLPIMISGTITDASGRTLSGQTVEAFWNSIRHANLLSVGLNCALGAKEMRPHIEELSQKADVFISAYPNAGLPNEFGGYDEMPHETAHLVDDFLKAGFVNIVGGCCGTTPEHIKCIADRAALYPPRPIPHPEPHMRLSGLEAVTITPEANFVNVGERTNITGSPKFSKLILAENYEEALTVARQQVEGGAQVIDINMDEGMINSEEVMVKFLNLVASEPDIAKLPIMVDSSKWTVIEAGLKCLQGKGIVNSISLKEGEEKFKEYARKIMSYGAATVVMAFDEQGQADSYERRIEICKRSYDILVNEIGFPPQDIIFDPNILTVATGLEEHNNYAVDFINATRWIKENLPMAKVSGGVSNISFSFRGNNVVREAMHSAFLYHAIKAGMDMGIVNAGMLEVYEQIPADLLTKVEDVLLNRHPEATERLVEYADTVKSKGKEVVRDEAWRNAPVEERLSHALVKGIIEYLDADVEECRQQYAKPLEVIEGPLMSGMNIVGDLFGAGKMFLPQVVKSARVMKKAVAYLLPFIEEEKLKNADTTSRKNAGKVLMATVKGDVHDIGKNIVGVVLACNNFEVIDLGVMVPAQRILDEAKKQEVDIIGLSGLITPSLDEMVHFAKEMEREGLSIPLIVGGATTSRIHAAVKIAPNYSGPAIHVLDASRSVTVCSNLMSEENKAPYVESIKLEYEKAREAHLNKRSDKRFVSIEEARKQYCEINLNGSVPPKPTFTGTKVFESYPLEELVPYIDWTPFFHTWELRGSYPKIFNDKYVGEEAKKLYDDAQVLLDKIIKEKLLQANGVIGFWPANSVGDDIELYTDESRTQLLTKIHTLRQQSEKVKGEPYYALADFIAPKDSGVPDYFGGFAVTTGIGCDELVAKFEADYDDYNSILAKALADRLAEAFAEKMHELVRREHWGYAKDELLDTEQLIKEEYQGIRPAPGYPACPDHTEKTTLFDLLKAEDNAHMHLTESLAMTPAASVSGFYFAHPQARYFGLGKISKDQVEDYAKRKNMSLETVERWLGPNLNY from the coding sequence TTAACCGAAGAAGATTTTCGTGGCAACAGGTTTAAAGATCACCCTTCTGATTTGAAGGGTAATAACGACCTGCTTAACCTTACGCGCCCCGATGTGATTAAGGCCATTCATAATGAATACCTGGAGGCCGGTGCCGATATTATTGAAACCAATACCTTCAGCACCCAACGCATTTCATTGGCCGATTACCACATGGAGGAGCTGGATTATGAAATGAGTTACGAAGGTGCCCGCATTGCCCGCGAAGCGGTTGATGAGTGGAATATAAAAACGCCGGAGAAGCCACGCTTTGTGGCCGGTGCCGTTGGCCCTACCAACCGTACTGCATCATTATCGCCCGATGTAAATGATCCTGGTTACCGCGCTGTTACTTTTGATGATTTGGCCGAGGCTTATTATGCACAGGTGCGCGGTTTATTTGATGGTGGCAGTGATGTGATTTTGATTGAAACCATCTTTGACACACTGAATGCAAAGGCGGCATTATTTGCCGTACAACGTTATTCGGAAGAAAGTGGCAAGCAATTACCGATCATGATTTCGGGTACTATAACCGATGCTTCGGGCCGTACGCTATCAGGGCAAACGGTTGAGGCTTTCTGGAACTCGATCCGTCACGCCAACCTACTTTCTGTTGGTTTAAACTGTGCACTTGGTGCTAAAGAAATGCGTCCGCACATTGAGGAACTTTCGCAAAAGGCCGATGTATTTATTTCGGCCTATCCTAACGCCGGTTTACCAAATGAGTTTGGTGGTTACGACGAAATGCCGCACGAAACAGCGCATTTGGTAGACGACTTTTTAAAAGCAGGTTTTGTAAATATTGTAGGCGGCTGCTGTGGTACTACGCCAGAACATATTAAATGTATTGCAGACCGTGCTGCGCTATATCCACCACGACCAATCCCGCATCCCGAACCACACATGCGTTTGAGCGGCTTGGAGGCTGTTACCATAACGCCCGAGGCTAACTTTGTTAACGTGGGTGAGCGGACCAACATTACAGGTTCGCCTAAATTTTCGAAGTTGATTTTGGCCGAGAATTATGAGGAGGCCTTAACAGTAGCCCGCCAGCAGGTAGAAGGCGGCGCACAGGTGATTGACATTAACATGGATGAAGGGATGATCAACTCGGAAGAGGTGATGGTAAAATTCCTGAACCTGGTTGCGTCTGAGCCCGATATTGCAAAGCTGCCTATCATGGTCGATTCATCAAAATGGACCGTTATTGAGGCTGGATTGAAATGTTTGCAAGGTAAGGGTATCGTCAACTCGATCTCCCTCAAAGAAGGCGAAGAAAAGTTTAAAGAATACGCCCGCAAAATTATGAGCTATGGCGCCGCAACGGTTGTAATGGCGTTTGACGAACAAGGCCAGGCCGATTCATACGAGCGCCGTATTGAAATCTGTAAAAGATCGTACGATATATTGGTTAACGAAATTGGCTTCCCTCCGCAGGATATCATATTCGATCCTAATATTTTAACGGTTGCTACCGGCTTAGAGGAACACAACAATTACGCGGTAGACTTTATTAACGCCACCCGATGGATTAAAGAAAATCTGCCGATGGCTAAGGTGAGTGGTGGTGTAAGTAATATTTCGTTCTCGTTCCGCGGTAATAACGTGGTGCGCGAGGCAATGCACTCTGCCTTTTTATACCACGCCATTAAGGCGGGCATGGATATGGGCATCGTAAACGCAGGTATGCTGGAAGTTTACGAGCAAATCCCTGCTGACTTGTTGACTAAAGTAGAAGATGTTCTTTTAAACCGTCATCCCGAAGCTACAGAACGTTTAGTAGAATATGCCGATACTGTAAAGAGTAAAGGTAAAGAAGTGGTACGCGACGAGGCCTGGCGTAATGCCCCAGTAGAAGAGCGCCTGTCACACGCCCTGGTAAAAGGTATTATCGAATACCTGGATGCCGATGTGGAAGAATGCCGTCAACAATACGCCAAACCGCTGGAGGTTATTGAAGGCCCGCTAATGAGTGGCATGAACATCGTAGGTGATTTGTTCGGCGCGGGTAAAATGTTCTTGCCGCAGGTGGTAAAATCAGCCAGGGTAATGAAAAAGGCTGTAGCTTATCTGCTACCTTTTATTGAAGAAGAAAAACTAAAAAATGCCGATACCACTTCGCGCAAAAACGCTGGGAAAGTTTTAATGGCCACCGTTAAAGGTGACGTGCATGATATCGGCAAAAACATAGTTGGTGTAGTACTGGCTTGTAACAACTTCGAGGTGATAGACCTTGGGGTGATGGTACCTGCTCAACGAATCCTGGACGAGGCCAAGAAACAAGAAGTTGATATTATCGGGCTAAGCGGATTAATCACGCCATCATTAGATGAAATGGTCCACTTCGCTAAAGAGATGGAACGCGAAGGTTTAAGCATTCCGCTGATTGTGGGTGGTGCTACCACTTCACGCATCCATGCTGCGGTTAAAATCGCACCAAATTATTCTGGCCCTGCCATACATGTGTTGGATGCATCGCGCAGCGTAACAGTATGCAGTAACCTGATGAGCGAAGAAAATAAAGCACCGTATGTAGAGTCCATCAAACTCGAATACGAAAAAGCCCGCGAAGCGCACCTCAATAAACGAAGCGACAAACGTTTTGTAAGCATTGAAGAAGCACGTAAGCAATATTGCGAGATCAACCTAAACGGTTCTGTTCCTCCTAAACCAACATTTACAGGTACAAAAGTTTTTGAAAGTTATCCTTTAGAAGAACTCGTACCATATATTGATTGGACGCCTTTCTTCCATACATGGGAGTTAAGAGGCAGTTATCCAAAGATCTTTAATGATAAATACGTAGGCGAGGAAGCTAAAAAGCTTTATGACGATGCACAGGTATTATTAGATAAAATTATCAAAGAAAAACTACTGCAGGCTAATGGAGTAATTGGTTTTTGGCCAGCCAACAGCGTGGGCGATGATATCGAATTATATACCGATGAAAGCCGCACACAATTATTAACTAAAATACATACACTACGCCAGCAATCAGAAAAAGTTAAGGGCGAACCTTATTATGCTTTGGCTGATTTCATCGCCCCAAAAGATAGCGGTGTGCCCGATTATTTTGGCGGCTTTGCTGTTACTACTGGTATTGGCTGTGACGAATTGGTTGCCAAATTTGAGGCAGATTATGATGATTATAACAGTATTTTAGCCAAAGCACTTGCTGATCGTTTAGCCGAAGCATTTGCCGAGAAAATGCACGAACTGGTACGCCGCGAACATTGGGGCTATGCCAAAGACGAGTTGTTGGATACCGAGCAATTAATTAAGGAAGAATACCAGGGTATTCGCCCGGCACCGGGATACCCCGCCTGCCCGGATCATACGGAGAAAACTACATTGTTTGATTTGCTCAAAGCCGAAGACAATGCGCACATGCACCTGACCGAGAGTCTGGCCATGACACCTGCAGCTTCTGTGAGCGGTTTTTATTTCGCACATCCACAAGCCCGCTATTTCGGGTTAGGTAAAATCAGCAAAGACCAGGTAGAAGATTATGCGAAACGTAAAAACATGTCGTTAGAAACCGTTGAAAGATGGTTAGGGCCAAACTTAAATTATTAA